A portion of the Streptomyces coeruleoprunus genome contains these proteins:
- a CDS encoding GNAT family N-acetyltransferase, translated as MTTTLRPSGPLQQADDGSQSRAYEVCVNSRPVGAVDIATVPASGQGVGTIRGLHIKPADRRRGRGTVAALAAEEVLRGWRCDRIQITVPSDAAAALRLATSLGYTERSRTMLKALRGTGPETPDGLTIRPMDGAEFEAWQAMAVEEYARSWTARGIPEDQARAKAEASHRELLPDGLATRGAHLRVALRDGVTVGHLWVGQRQLNPGERVAYVWDVGVAESQRGKGYGRSLMLCAERIARESGARQLGLHVFADNAPARHLYESLGYRATHVHGAKRLY; from the coding sequence ATGACCACCACCCTGCGGCCGTCCGGGCCGCTTCAGCAGGCCGACGACGGCTCCCAGTCACGTGCGTACGAGGTGTGCGTCAACAGCCGCCCGGTGGGCGCGGTCGACATCGCGACCGTGCCCGCCTCAGGGCAGGGCGTGGGCACCATCCGCGGCCTGCACATCAAGCCGGCGGACCGCAGGCGCGGCCGCGGCACGGTGGCCGCCCTGGCCGCCGAGGAGGTGCTGCGGGGCTGGCGGTGCGACCGGATCCAGATCACCGTGCCCTCCGACGCGGCGGCCGCCCTGCGCCTGGCGACGTCACTCGGCTACACCGAACGCAGCCGCACGATGCTCAAGGCCCTGCGGGGCACCGGCCCGGAGACGCCCGACGGCCTCACGATCCGGCCCATGGACGGGGCGGAGTTCGAGGCGTGGCAGGCGATGGCCGTCGAGGAGTACGCGCGCAGCTGGACCGCCCGCGGCATACCGGAGGACCAGGCCAGGGCGAAGGCCGAGGCCAGCCACCGCGAACTGCTGCCCGACGGCCTCGCCACGCGCGGCGCCCACCTGCGCGTCGCCCTGCGCGACGGGGTGACCGTCGGCCACCTGTGGGTGGGGCAGCGGCAGCTGAACCCGGGGGAGCGCGTCGCGTACGTGTGGGACGTCGGCGTCGCCGAGTCGCAGCGCGGCAAGGGGTACGGCCGGTCCCTGATGCTCTGCGCCGAGCGCATCGCCCGGGAGAGCGGCGCCCGGCAGCTCGGACTGCACGTCTTCGCCGACAACGCCCCGGCCCGCCACCTCTACGAGTCGCTCGGCTACCGGGCCACCCACGTCCACGGCGCCAAGCGCCTGTACTGA
- the cobT gene encoding nicotinate-nucleotide--dimethylbenzimidazole phosphoribosyltransferase, with product MTDTGQVPGEGQPENAGMVEQPGMPAPGAYTFLDPSESAAEDDDLLLMPGSQGAWTEPQPGVAPAPPVAVPMPHAQAPAPGPVGPEAVAPAQPVMAVPVAPAEPQPGYEPLVQEQPRQAPVFEPALHESGHHETGAHEAGGRDSGSVDLGAVRIPPAAPSAQAPRRPLHMGPPLPDSSGGVVRSLADRGPATVPPAAVAQPGVPQPGVQPAVPQGAVPQAGVPQAAVPQAQVPPNPMPATVPGPPATGPEYLDVPREELAPVAPAQQLGEIPPQGAEPWGQVPVPHESQQPQNTVPAPAETVVPPQEGLPAQDASMGRFVPVEGSVPTTPHLAPTPVAPQAAATGEPVQPVTPEQVAAPVAEAPVAPVAAEPEPAPQAVAEPVVTVPAPREGDTQAPAPAAAAEPVAEAVAEPVAVPVAEVAPEAVEVPEPPAQPEPVQAAPARPEQAPAEEPAAAPAPDRPEAVQPEAAPAEPVQPEGVRPEAAQAEPVPAEVPQPEAAQPEAAPADAPAAPQDAAPEAQTLEAQTPESQAPEAQPADAQPAEAPAPEAPAAPEAPAPEAQAPEAQAPEAQAPEAQATDGPAPDAPTPEAPAAEAPEEPAADEQPAASADEAAASAEEPAPEWTEPAPGYDDAEREAILRVMRERRDIRNGFRGDPIPHDVLLRVLEAAHTAPSVGHSQPWDFVVIRSAETRRTMHELAQRQREAYAKSLPKGRAKQFKELKIEAILDTPVNIVVTADPTRGGRHTLGRHTQPQMAPYSSALAVENLWLAARAEGLGVGWVSFFDEREMVRALGLPEHLEVVAYLCVGYVDEFPEEPELMQAGWSKRRPLSWVVHEETYGRRALPGEEPHDLLQETVANIRPLDAKALGEAWERQKRMTKPAGALGMLEIISAQLSGLSRTCPPPIPEPAAVAIFAGDHGVHAQGVTAWPQEVTGQMVANFLGGGAVCNAFANQVGAEVCVVDVGVAADLPATPGLLPRKVRAGTADFTTGPALTREEVLAAIEVGIETARDLVAAGNKAILTGEMGIANTTASAALISVYTDADPAEVTGRGTGINDEMHARKVDVVRRALDLHKPDPADPVGVLVAIGGLEHAAMVGFILGGASLRTPVILDGVSAGAAALVARAIAPEALAACIAGHRSAEPGHVAALNKLGLRPLVDLDLRLGEGTGALLALPLVQSAARAMHEVATFDSAGVTEK from the coding sequence ATGACTGACACCGGCCAGGTCCCGGGCGAGGGACAGCCGGAGAACGCAGGCATGGTGGAGCAGCCGGGCATGCCCGCTCCGGGTGCGTACACCTTCCTGGACCCCTCCGAGAGCGCTGCCGAGGACGACGACCTCCTGCTGATGCCGGGCTCCCAGGGCGCCTGGACCGAGCCGCAGCCCGGCGTGGCCCCCGCTCCGCCGGTGGCCGTCCCGATGCCCCACGCCCAGGCGCCGGCGCCCGGACCGGTCGGCCCGGAAGCCGTCGCCCCCGCCCAGCCGGTGATGGCCGTGCCCGTCGCGCCGGCCGAGCCGCAGCCCGGCTACGAACCGCTCGTCCAGGAGCAGCCGCGGCAGGCTCCCGTCTTCGAGCCCGCGCTCCACGAATCGGGCCACCACGAGACCGGCGCCCACGAGGCGGGCGGCCGGGACTCCGGCTCCGTCGACCTCGGCGCCGTCCGCATCCCGCCCGCGGCCCCGTCGGCGCAGGCCCCGCGGCGCCCGCTGCACATGGGCCCGCCGCTGCCCGACTCCTCGGGCGGAGTGGTGCGCTCGCTGGCCGACCGCGGCCCGGCGACGGTGCCTCCGGCGGCCGTCGCGCAGCCCGGCGTACCGCAGCCCGGCGTTCAGCCGGCCGTTCCGCAGGGTGCCGTTCCGCAGGCCGGTGTTCCCCAGGCCGCCGTTCCGCAGGCCCAGGTGCCGCCGAACCCGATGCCGGCGACCGTGCCCGGACCGCCGGCCACCGGCCCCGAATACCTGGACGTGCCCCGCGAGGAGCTCGCGCCCGTGGCGCCCGCCCAGCAACTGGGCGAGATCCCACCGCAGGGCGCCGAGCCCTGGGGCCAGGTCCCCGTGCCCCACGAGTCACAGCAGCCGCAGAACACTGTTCCCGCCCCAGCAGAAACGGTCGTTCCGCCGCAGGAGGGCCTGCCCGCGCAGGACGCCTCGATGGGCCGGTTCGTGCCCGTGGAGGGCTCCGTCCCGACCACGCCGCACCTCGCCCCGACGCCCGTCGCGCCCCAGGCGGCCGCGACCGGCGAGCCCGTGCAGCCCGTGACGCCCGAGCAGGTCGCCGCGCCCGTGGCCGAGGCACCGGTTGCTCCCGTGGCCGCCGAACCGGAGCCCGCGCCCCAGGCCGTGGCCGAGCCCGTCGTGACGGTGCCCGCCCCGCGCGAGGGCGACACCCAGGCCCCCGCCCCGGCGGCGGCCGCCGAGCCGGTCGCCGAAGCGGTGGCCGAGCCGGTCGCCGTGCCCGTGGCCGAGGTCGCCCCCGAGGCCGTCGAGGTCCCGGAGCCCCCGGCCCAGCCGGAACCCGTCCAGGCCGCCCCCGCCCGGCCCGAGCAGGCCCCCGCCGAGGAGCCCGCCGCCGCACCGGCCCCGGACCGGCCCGAGGCGGTGCAGCCGGAGGCGGCCCCCGCCGAGCCCGTACAGCCGGAAGGCGTGCGGCCCGAGGCCGCGCAGGCGGAGCCCGTACCGGCCGAGGTGCCCCAGCCCGAGGCCGCGCAGCCCGAGGCCGCCCCCGCCGACGCGCCCGCCGCCCCGCAGGACGCTGCGCCCGAGGCGCAAACCCTGGAGGCGCAGACCCCGGAGTCGCAGGCCCCCGAGGCGCAGCCCGCGGACGCCCAGCCCGCCGAGGCCCCCGCACCCGAGGCACCGGCCGCCCCGGAGGCTCCCGCCCCCGAAGCGCAGGCCCCCGAGGCCCAGGCCCCCGAAGCGCAGGCCCCCGAGGCCCAGGCCACGGACGGCCCCGCGCCGGACGCCCCCACGCCGGAAGCACCCGCCGCCGAGGCCCCGGAAGAGCCCGCCGCCGACGAGCAGCCCGCCGCCTCCGCCGACGAGGCCGCCGCCTCCGCCGAGGAGCCCGCGCCCGAGTGGACCGAACCCGCCCCCGGCTACGACGACGCCGAGCGCGAGGCGATCCTGCGCGTCATGCGCGAGCGCCGCGACATCCGCAACGGCTTCCGCGGCGACCCCATCCCGCACGACGTGCTGCTCCGCGTCCTGGAAGCGGCCCACACGGCGCCCTCCGTCGGCCACTCGCAGCCGTGGGACTTCGTGGTCATCCGCTCCGCCGAGACGCGCCGCACGATGCACGAGCTGGCGCAGCGCCAGCGCGAGGCGTACGCGAAGTCGCTGCCCAAGGGCCGGGCGAAGCAGTTCAAGGAACTGAAGATCGAGGCCATCCTCGACACCCCGGTGAACATCGTCGTGACCGCCGACCCCACGCGGGGCGGCCGCCACACCCTGGGCCGGCACACGCAGCCGCAGATGGCCCCGTACTCCTCGGCGCTCGCCGTCGAGAACCTCTGGCTCGCCGCCCGCGCCGAAGGCCTCGGCGTCGGCTGGGTCAGCTTCTTCGACGAGCGCGAGATGGTCCGCGCCCTCGGCCTGCCCGAGCACCTGGAGGTCGTCGCGTACCTCTGCGTGGGCTACGTCGACGAATTCCCCGAGGAGCCCGAGCTGATGCAGGCGGGCTGGTCCAAGCGCCGCCCCCTGTCCTGGGTCGTCCACGAGGAGACGTACGGCCGCCGCGCCCTGCCCGGCGAGGAGCCGCACGACCTGCTCCAGGAGACGGTCGCCAACATCCGCCCGCTGGACGCCAAGGCGCTCGGCGAGGCGTGGGAGCGCCAGAAGCGCATGACCAAGCCGGCGGGCGCGCTCGGCATGCTGGAGATCATCTCGGCCCAGCTGTCCGGCCTCTCCCGCACCTGCCCGCCGCCCATCCCCGAGCCGGCCGCCGTCGCGATCTTCGCCGGTGACCACGGGGTGCACGCCCAGGGTGTCACGGCCTGGCCGCAGGAGGTCACCGGCCAGATGGTGGCCAACTTCCTCGGCGGGGGAGCGGTCTGCAACGCGTTCGCCAACCAGGTCGGCGCGGAGGTCTGCGTGGTCGACGTCGGCGTCGCCGCCGACCTGCCCGCCACGCCGGGCCTGCTGCCCCGCAAGGTGCGGGCCGGCACGGCCGACTTCACCACGGGCCCCGCCCTCACCCGCGAAGAGGTCCTCGCCGCGATCGAGGTCGGCATCGAGACGGCCCGCGACCTGGTCGCCGCCGGCAACAAGGCGATCCTGACCGGCGAGATGGGCATCGCGAACACCACCGCGTCCGCCGCGCTCATCTCCGTCTACACGGACGCGGACCCGGCGGAGGTCACCGGCCGGGGCACGGGCATCAACGACGAGATGCACGCCCGCAAGGTCGACGTCGTCCGCCGCGCCCTGGACCTGCACAAGCCGGACCCGGCCGACCCGGTCGGCGTCCTCGTGGCGATCGGCGGTCTCGAGCACGCCGCGATGGTCGGCTTCATCCTGGGCGGCGCCTCGCTCCGTACGCCCGTCATCCTCGACGGCGTCAGCGCGGGGGCGGCGGCACTGGTCGCCCGGGCCATCGCGCCCGAGGCGCTGGCGGCCTGCATCGCGGGCCACCGCAGCGCGGAGCCGGGCCACGTGGCCGCGCTCAACAAGCTCGGCCTGCGCCCGCTCGTCGACCTGGACCTCCGCCTCGGCGAGGGCACGGGCGCGCTGCTGGCCCTGCCGCTGGTCCAGAGCGCGGCGCGGGCGATGCACGAGGTGGCGACGTTCGACTCGGCGGGCGTCACCGAGAAGTGA
- a CDS encoding RNA methyltransferase, producing MAEIITVDDPDDPRLRDYTGLTDVELRRRREPEEGLFIAEGEKVIRRARQAGYAMRSMLLSAKWVDVMRDVIDEVPAPVYAVHPDLAERVTGYHVHRGALASMQRKPLPEPADLLTTARRVAVMESVNDHTNIGAIFRSAAALGMDAVLLSPDCADPLYRRSVKVSMGAVFSVPYARLDTWPRGLETVREAGFRLLALTPDEKATAIDEVAPHRLERVALMLGAEGEGLSAKALRAADEWVRIPMAHGVDSLNVGAAAAVAFYAVTAGRPQA from the coding sequence GTGGCAGAAATCATCACCGTCGACGACCCCGACGACCCGCGCCTGCGCGACTACACCGGCCTGACCGACGTCGAGCTGCGCCGCCGGCGCGAACCGGAAGAGGGCCTGTTCATCGCGGAGGGCGAGAAGGTCATCCGCCGCGCCCGCCAGGCCGGCTACGCGATGCGGTCGATGCTGCTCTCGGCCAAGTGGGTCGACGTGATGCGCGACGTCATCGACGAGGTCCCGGCGCCCGTGTACGCGGTGCACCCGGACCTCGCCGAGCGCGTCACCGGCTACCACGTGCACCGGGGCGCGCTGGCCTCCATGCAGCGCAAGCCGCTCCCCGAGCCCGCCGACCTGCTCACGACGGCCCGCCGCGTGGCGGTGATGGAGTCGGTCAACGACCACACCAACATCGGCGCCATCTTCCGCAGCGCCGCCGCCCTCGGCATGGACGCGGTCCTGCTGTCCCCGGACTGCGCGGACCCGCTCTACCGGCGGTCCGTGAAGGTCTCCATGGGCGCGGTCTTCTCCGTGCCGTACGCCCGTCTCGACACCTGGCCGCGCGGCCTGGAGACCGTACGGGAAGCGGGGTTCCGGCTGCTGGCGCTGACCCCCGACGAGAAGGCCACCGCGATCGACGAGGTGGCGCCGCACCGGCTGGAGCGCGTGGCGCTGATGCTGGGCGCGGAGGGCGAGGGCCTGTCGGCGAAGGCCCTGCGGGCGGCGGACGAGTGGGTGCGCATCCCGATGGCGCACGGCGTCGACTCGCTGAACGTGGGCGCGGCGGCGGCGGTCGCGTTCTACGCCGTCACGGCGGGCCGCCCCCAGGCCTGA
- a CDS encoding SsgA family sporulation/cell division regulator: MNTTVSCELHLRLVVSSESSLPVPAGLRYDTADPYAVHATFHTGAEETVEWVFARDLLAEGLHRPTGTGDVRVWPSRSHGQGVVCIALSSPEGEALLEAPARALESFLKRTDAAVPPGTEHRHFDLDTELSHILAES; the protein is encoded by the coding sequence ATGAACACCACGGTCAGCTGCGAGCTGCACCTGCGCCTCGTTGTATCGAGCGAGTCCTCACTGCCTGTACCGGCGGGCCTGCGGTATGACACGGCCGATCCGTATGCCGTGCACGCCACCTTCCACACCGGAGCCGAGGAGACCGTCGAGTGGGTCTTCGCCCGCGACCTCCTCGCCGAGGGCCTGCACCGGCCCACGGGCACCGGCGACGTCCGCGTCTGGCCGTCCCGCAGTCACGGTCAGGGCGTCGTCTGCATCGCTCTGAGCTCGCCCGAGGGCGAGGCCCTGCTGGAGGCCCCGGCGCGGGCCCTGGAGTCGTTCCTGAAGCGGACCGACGCCGCGGTGCCGCCGGGCACCGAGCACCGACACTTCGACCTCGATACGGAGCTCTCGCACATCCTGGCCGAAAGCTGA
- a CDS encoding TIGR02611 family protein, whose protein sequence is MNAESDERKKVADEAAGTSATGDVTGPANTERPLGSRAPEFIKARRPLHLSWQVGVFLAGLAVVALGVVMLPLPGPGWLVIFAGMALWATEFVWAQLVLRWTKRKVTEAAHRALDPKVRRRNIILTVTGLVIAGVLIGIYVWKFGLTMPWKINQ, encoded by the coding sequence ATGAACGCGGAGAGTGACGAGCGGAAGAAGGTCGCCGACGAGGCGGCCGGGACGTCCGCGACGGGGGACGTGACCGGACCGGCGAACACCGAGCGACCACTGGGGTCCCGGGCGCCCGAATTCATCAAAGCGCGCAGACCGCTGCACCTCAGCTGGCAGGTCGGCGTCTTCCTGGCCGGCCTGGCGGTCGTGGCCCTCGGCGTGGTCATGCTGCCGCTGCCCGGACCGGGCTGGCTCGTGATCTTCGCGGGCATGGCCCTGTGGGCCACCGAATTCGTCTGGGCGCAGCTCGTCCTGCGCTGGACCAAGCGCAAGGTCACCGAGGCAGCCCACCGCGCCCTCGACCCCAAGGTACGGCGCCGCAACATCATCCTGACCGTGACCGGACTCGTCATAGCCGGCGTCCTCATCGGCATCTACGTGTGGAAGTTCGGCCTCACGATGCCGTGGAAGATCAACCAGTGA
- a CDS encoding aminodeoxychorismate lyase, whose product MKLWVNGGLQDQDTATVSVLDHGLTVGDGVFETLKAENGRLFALDLHLDRLARSARGLGLPEPDLDEIRRACAAVVDANPMRLGRLRITYTGGLSPLGSERGDTGPSLVVAIGEVGRRPDSTAVVTVPWTRNERGALTGLKTTSYAENVLALARAHSQGASEALFANTVGRLCEGTGSNVFVVLDGRIHTPPLTSGCLAGITRRLAVEWTGAQETDLPMGVLDSAEEIFLTSTLRDIQAVHRVDARELPGTPGPVTAKAMEVFAERAALL is encoded by the coding sequence ATGAAGCTGTGGGTCAACGGCGGACTGCAGGACCAGGACACCGCCACGGTGTCCGTGCTGGATCACGGTCTGACCGTGGGTGACGGCGTCTTCGAGACGCTCAAGGCCGAGAACGGCCGGCTCTTCGCCCTCGACCTCCACCTCGACCGGCTCGCCCGCTCCGCCCGCGGCCTCGGCCTGCCGGAGCCGGACCTCGACGAGATCCGCCGGGCCTGCGCCGCCGTCGTCGACGCCAACCCGATGCGGCTCGGCCGCCTGCGCATCACGTACACCGGCGGCCTCTCTCCGCTGGGCTCCGAGCGCGGCGACACCGGGCCCTCCCTGGTGGTGGCGATCGGCGAGGTCGGCCGCCGCCCGGACAGCACCGCCGTCGTCACCGTCCCCTGGACCCGCAACGAACGCGGCGCCCTGACCGGCCTCAAGACCACCTCGTACGCGGAGAACGTCCTCGCCCTCGCCCGGGCGCACAGCCAGGGCGCCTCCGAGGCGCTGTTCGCCAACACCGTCGGCCGGCTCTGCGAGGGCACCGGCTCCAACGTCTTCGTCGTCCTGGACGGCCGCATCCACACCCCGCCGCTGACCTCCGGCTGCCTGGCCGGCATCACCCGCCGGCTCGCCGTCGAGTGGACCGGCGCCCAGGAGACCGATTTGCCCATGGGCGTCCTGGACAGCGCCGAGGAGATCTTCCTGACCTCCACCCTCCGCGACATCCAGGCCGTCCACCGGGTCGACGCACGCGAGCTGCCCGGCACCCCGGGTCCCGTCACGGCCAAGGCCATGGAGGTCTTCGCGGAGCGTGCGGCCCTCTTGTGA
- a CDS encoding serine/threonine-protein kinase has protein sequence MAMMRLRREDPRVVGSFRLHRRLGAGGMGVVYLGSDRRGQRVALKVIRPDLAEDQEFRSRFAREVSAARRIRGGCTARLVAADLDADRPWFATQYVPGPSLHDKIAEEGPLSAADVAAIGAALSEGLVAVHEAGVVHRDLKPSNILLSPKGPRIIDFGIAWATGASTLTHVGTAVGSPGFLAPEQVRGAAVTPATDVFALGATLAYAAMGDSPFGHGSSEVMLYRVVHEEPHLQGVPDALAPLVRACLAKEPEERPSTLQLSMRLKEIAAREAQGLSDGRAAVPRPDRAERSAVRPTERYTERSTQGTGRTQRTPAPHAPAGRTAGPRTGGSRPQQRPPSRTGGRSGPGVASRPGVRTGSTRRVPANPRLLRQRIFVFVVVTLIVLLGIAVGQALQG, from the coding sequence ATGGCGATGATGCGGCTCCGGCGCGAGGACCCGCGTGTCGTCGGCTCGTTCAGGCTGCACCGGCGGCTGGGCGCGGGCGGGATGGGGGTCGTGTACCTCGGCTCCGACCGGCGCGGGCAGCGGGTGGCCCTGAAGGTGATCCGGCCGGATCTCGCCGAGGACCAGGAGTTCAGGTCGCGCTTCGCCCGCGAGGTGTCCGCCGCACGGCGGATCCGCGGCGGGTGCACGGCTCGGCTGGTGGCCGCCGATCTGGACGCCGACCGTCCGTGGTTCGCCACGCAGTACGTGCCCGGGCCCTCGCTCCACGACAAGATCGCCGAGGAGGGGCCGCTGTCCGCGGCCGACGTGGCGGCGATCGGCGCGGCCCTGTCCGAGGGCCTGGTCGCCGTGCACGAGGCCGGGGTCGTCCACCGGGACCTCAAGCCGTCCAACATCCTCCTCTCCCCCAAGGGCCCGCGGATCATCGACTTCGGCATCGCCTGGGCGACGGGGGCGTCCACGCTCACGCACGTCGGTACGGCGGTGGGGTCACCGGGCTTCCTCGCGCCCGAGCAGGTGCGGGGCGCGGCGGTCACCCCGGCGACGGACGTCTTCGCGCTGGGCGCCACGCTGGCGTACGCCGCGATGGGCGACTCGCCCTTCGGGCACGGCAGTTCCGAGGTCATGCTCTACCGCGTGGTGCACGAGGAGCCGCACCTGCAGGGCGTGCCGGACGCGCTCGCCCCGCTCGTCCGGGCCTGCCTCGCGAAGGAGCCGGAGGAGCGGCCCAGCACGCTCCAGCTGTCGATGCGGCTCAAGGAGATCGCCGCCCGTGAGGCGCAGGGGCTGTCCGACGGCCGGGCGGCGGTGCCGCGTCCCGATCGCGCGGAGCGGTCGGCGGTCCGGCCGACCGAGCGGTACACGGAGCGCTCCACGCAGGGCACGGGCCGTACGCAGCGCACGCCGGCGCCGCACGCACCGGCCGGGCGGACCGCCGGGCCGCGTACGGGGGGTTCGCGGCCCCAGCAGCGGCCGCCGTCGCGCACGGGAGGGCGCAGCGGGCCGGGCGTGGCGTCCAGGCCGGGTGTGCGGACCGGGTCCACGCGGCGTGTGCCGGCGAACCCGCGGCTGCTGCGTCAGCGGATCTTCGTGTTCGTGGTGGTCACGCTCATCGTGCTGCTCGGCATCGCGGTGGGGCAGGCCCTGCAGGGCTGA
- a CDS encoding chorismate-binding protein, whose product MHDLAPLARFGGLVATDLRDVTSDPEALDSSGFWAVAADFEGRLTCARFGDVRPEPVPAPVPGRWRGPAVGDWTSSLDREAYIAGVRRVREYIATGDVYQANLCRVLSAPLPRDTGAAADVDDLTALLARGNPAPYAGTIRLPGHGVEIATASPELYLRRDDRIVESGPIKGTGRTAADLLEKDHAENVMIVDLVRNDLGRVCATGTVTVPELCVVEPHPGLVHLVSTVRGELVPEAGWAALLGATFPPGSVTGAPKSSALRIIDELETAPRGPYCGGIGWVDADRRTGELAVGIRTFWIDRGEGAGVLRFGTGAGITWGSDPEREWQETELKAARLLAVASGTYEATGRTI is encoded by the coding sequence GTGCACGACCTCGCTCCTCTGGCCCGCTTCGGCGGCCTCGTCGCAACCGACCTGCGGGACGTCACCAGTGACCCGGAGGCCCTCGACTCCTCCGGCTTCTGGGCCGTCGCCGCCGACTTCGAAGGCCGCCTGACCTGCGCCCGCTTCGGTGACGTCCGGCCGGAACCGGTCCCGGCCCCCGTCCCGGGGCGCTGGCGCGGGCCCGCCGTCGGCGACTGGACGTCGTCGCTCGACCGCGAGGCGTACATCGCGGGGGTGCGCCGCGTGCGGGAGTACATCGCGACCGGTGACGTCTACCAGGCGAACCTCTGCCGGGTGCTGTCCGCGCCGCTGCCGCGGGACACCGGGGCCGCCGCCGACGTGGACGACCTCACCGCCCTCCTCGCCCGGGGCAACCCCGCCCCCTACGCAGGAACGATTCGGCTCCCCGGGCACGGCGTGGAGATCGCCACCGCGTCCCCCGAGCTGTACCTGCGGCGCGACGACCGGATCGTGGAGTCCGGGCCGATCAAGGGCACGGGCAGGACCGCCGCCGACCTCCTGGAGAAGGACCACGCCGAGAACGTCATGATCGTGGACCTGGTCCGCAACGACCTGGGGCGCGTCTGCGCCACCGGCACCGTGACCGTCCCCGAGCTGTGCGTCGTCGAACCCCACCCGGGCCTCGTGCACCTCGTCTCGACCGTGCGCGGCGAGCTGGTGCCGGAGGCGGGCTGGGCCGCCCTGCTGGGCGCCACGTTCCCGCCCGGCTCCGTCACCGGGGCGCCCAAGTCGAGCGCCCTGAGGATCATCGACGAGCTGGAGACCGCCCCCCGGGGCCCGTACTGCGGCGGCATCGGTTGGGTCGACGCCGACCGCCGCACCGGCGAGCTGGCGGTGGGCATACGCACCTTCTGGATCGACCGCGGCGAGGGCGCGGGCGTCCTGCGCTTCGGCACCGGCGCCGGCATCACCTGGGGCTCCGACCCCGAGCGGGAGTGGCAGGAAACCGAGCTGAAGGCGGCACGGCTGCTCGCGGTAGCGTCAGGGACGTACGAGGCGACCGGAAGGACCATCTGA
- the cobA gene encoding uroporphyrinogen-III C-methyltransferase yields the protein MVEYAEQPAYPVGLRLSGRRVVVIGGGQVAQRRLPALIAAGADITLVSPSATPSVEAMAEAGEIRWVRRRYEEGDLADAWYALIATPDTEANARASAEAERARTWCVRSDDADAATAWTPATGRSEGVTVAVLTGNDPRRSAAVRDAIVEGLRDGSLAAPQHRSRTPFVALVGGGPGDPDLITVRGRRLLAEADVVIADRLGPRDLLDELPPHVEVIDAAKIPYGRFMAQEAINNALIEHARKGRSVVRLKGGDPFVFGRGMEEAQALAEAGIACTVVPGISSSISVPGAAGIPVTHRGVAHEFTVVSGHVAPDDPRSLVDWESLARLRGTLVILMGVDKIGRIAEALIAYGKDPDTPLALVQEGTTSAQRRVDATLATVAETVKAQDVRPPAVIVIGDVVHESPARTAKDRTEAGTQTP from the coding sequence ATGGTCGAGTACGCCGAGCAGCCCGCCTACCCCGTCGGACTTCGCCTCTCCGGGCGCCGCGTCGTCGTCATCGGCGGCGGACAGGTGGCCCAGCGCCGCCTCCCGGCGCTCATCGCGGCGGGCGCCGACATCACGCTCGTCTCGCCCTCCGCCACCCCCTCCGTCGAGGCCATGGCGGAGGCGGGGGAGATCCGCTGGGTGCGCCGCCGGTACGAGGAGGGCGACCTCGCCGACGCGTGGTACGCCCTGATCGCCACGCCCGACACGGAGGCCAACGCCCGCGCCTCCGCCGAGGCCGAGCGCGCCCGCACCTGGTGCGTGCGCTCCGACGACGCCGACGCCGCCACGGCGTGGACCCCGGCCACCGGCCGCAGCGAGGGCGTCACCGTCGCGGTGCTCACCGGCAACGACCCGCGCCGCTCCGCCGCCGTGCGCGACGCGATCGTCGAGGGCCTGCGCGACGGCTCCCTCGCGGCGCCGCAGCACCGCTCCCGTACGCCGTTCGTCGCCCTCGTCGGCGGCGGCCCCGGCGACCCGGACCTCATCACGGTCCGCGGCCGCCGCCTCCTCGCCGAGGCCGACGTGGTCATCGCCGACCGCCTTGGCCCCCGCGACCTGCTGGACGAGCTGCCCCCGCACGTCGAGGTCATCGACGCGGCGAAGATCCCGTACGGCCGCTTCATGGCCCAGGAGGCCATCAACAACGCGCTCATCGAGCACGCCCGGAAGGGCAGGTCCGTGGTCCGCCTCAAGGGCGGCGACCCGTTCGTGTTCGGGCGCGGCATGGAGGAGGCCCAGGCGCTCGCCGAGGCGGGCATCGCCTGCACGGTCGTTCCGGGCATCTCCAGCTCCATCTCGGTGCCGGGCGCCGCGGGCATCCCGGTCACGCACCGGGGCGTCGCGCACGAGTTCACGGTGGTGAGCGGCCACGTCGCGCCCGACGACCCGCGCTCCCTCGTCGACTGGGAGTCCCTGGCCCGGCTGCGCGGCACGCTCGTGATCCTCATGGGCGTCGACAAGATCGGCCGCATCGCGGAGGCGCTGATCGCGTACGGCAAGGACCCGGACACGCCCCTCGCCCTCGTCCAGGAGGGCACCACGTCCGCGCAGCGCCGCGTCGACGCCACGCTCGCGACGGTGGCCGAGACGGTCAAGGCGCAGGACGTCCGCCCGCCCGCCGTCATCGTCATCGGCGACGTGGTCCACGAGTCCCCGGCCAGGACGGCGAAGGACCGGACGGAAGCCGGGACGCAGACCCCGTAG